A genomic segment from Torulaspora delbrueckii CBS 1146 chromosome 3, complete genome encodes:
- the YUH1 gene encoding ubiquitin-specific protease YUH1 (similar to Saccharomyces cerevisiae YUH1 (YJR099W); ancestral locus Anc_7.470), whose amino-acid sequence MSTQRSVIPLESNPEVFTQFAHNLGLDESHEFVDIYSLTDPDLLGFVPRPVKALILLFPLNEVFESEKNLRTDDNTELKTNDGNQPVWFKQTIRNACGLYGILHSLANNDELLKTDSPLLNFLKSNQRDNGQYADEITDDFVVSLSEDNAERFRQGQTQAPENGEVDLHFITFVEHNGKIYELDGRRPTGAKLLGVTQDKDLLGQSLVSDRVQWYMDNADEESKLNFSLLGLAQPWN is encoded by the coding sequence ATGAGTACCCAGCGTTCTGTCATACCTCTAGAATCTAACCCTGAGGTGTTTACTCAATTTGCGCACAATTTGGGCCTAGATGAATCGCATGAATTCGTTGATATATACTCACTTACTGATCCAGATCTGTTGGGATTCGTTCCTAGACCAGTGAAAGCCCTTATTCTACTTTTCCCTCTGAATGAAGTCTTCGAGTCAGAAAAGAATTTACGTACTGATGACAACACTGAGTTGAAGACCAATGACGGAAATCAACCAGTCTGGTTCAAACAGACTATTAGAAACGCCTGCGGATTATACGGCATACTTCACTCCCTAGCTAACAACGATGAGCTCCTGAAAACTGATTCTCCTCTGCTGAATTTCCTTAAATCGAACCAAAGGGACAATGGACAGTATGCGGATGAGATAACGGACGATTTCGTCGTTTCACTGAGCGAAGATAATGCAGAGAGATTCCGTCAAGGTCAAACACAGGCTCCAGAAAATGGTGAGGTTGATCTACACTTCATTACCTTTGTCGAGCATAACGGTAAAATTTACGAGCTGGATGGTAGAAGACCTACTGGCGCTAAGCTTCTAGGTGTCACACAGGACAAGGATCTTTTGGGACAAAGCTTGGTTTCCGATAGAGTACAGTGGTACATGGACAATGCCGATGAGGAGAGCAAACTCAATTTTTCTCTTCTAGGACTCGCTCAGCCCTGGAATTAG
- the TDEL0C03320 gene encoding aldo-keto reductase superfamily protein (similar to Saccharomyces cerevisiae YJR096W; ancestral locus Anc_7.468): protein MSVPKFYTLSNGVKIPSLALGTYDLPKSTTANIVYEALKCGYRHFDTAVLYNNERKVGEGIYQWLQEDPKNNKREDVFYTTKLWNSQNGYQPAKQAIKECLQKVEKLGYIDLLLIHSPLSGSRKRLETYKAMQEAVDEGIVKSIGVSNYGQHHLEELLSWEGLKYKPVVNQIEISPWCMRQELAQWCQSQGIVVEDYAPLTHGYKLKDPQLVKVAEEVGKNTGQVLIRWSLQHGYLPLPKTSNVDRLPGNLDVYDFKLTESQIKAFEHPEAHEPTDWECTDAP, encoded by the coding sequence ATGTCTGTACCGAAATTTTACACTTTGTCCAACGGAGTCAAGATCCCAAGTCTAGCACTTGGTACTTATGATTTACCAAAAAGTACCACTGCGAATATTGTATATGAAGCTTTAAAGTGCGGCTATAGACATTTTGATACTGCTGTGCTGTATAACAACGAGAGGAAAGTTGGTGAAGGTATTTACCAATGGTTGCAAGAAGATCCCAAGAACAATAAGCGTGAAGATGTTTTTTACACTACTAAATTGTGGAATAGCCAGAACGGCTACCAACCAGCTAAGCAAGCCATTAAAGAATGTTTGCAAAAGGTCGAAAAGTTGGGTTACATTGACCTCTTGCTAATACATTCTCCATTAAGCGGTtcaaggaagagattggagACTTATAAGGCAATGCAGGAagctgttgatgaaggtaTTGTCAAATCGATCGGTGTATCGAACTATGGTCAACATCATCTCGAAGAGCTTTTGAGCTGGGAAGGATTGAAATACAAACCTGTGGTTAACCAAATAGAAATTTCACCTTGGTGCATGAGACAGGAGTTGGCGCAATGGTGTCAAAGTCAAGGAATTGTGGTTGAGGATTACGCGCCTTTGACTCATGGGTATAAATTAAAGGATCCACAATTGGTCAAGGTCGCTGAGGAAGTGGGAAAGAATACCGGGCAGGTTTTAATCAGATGGTCTCTACAGCACGGTTACTTGCCTCTACCAAAGACGAGTAACGTAGATAGATTGCCTGGTAACCTTGATGTCTATGACTTTAAGTTGACCGAGTCGCAGATCAAGGCCTTTGAGCATCCAGAAGCACATGAACCAACTGATTGGGAATGTACTGATGCCCCATAA